The following nucleotide sequence is from Drosophila takahashii strain IR98-3 E-12201 chromosome 3L, DtakHiC1v2, whole genome shotgun sequence.
TTAATTTCCGCCTCGAGGCGTCTGCCCCCCGCCTTTCCTTAGCTTTTCCGACTCCCCATTTCCCCCCGCTTTTCCGCTTGCCTGTTtgcccgtctgtctgtctgcctgccaCTCCGACTCGTCtgtgtattaaataaatacacttaCCAAGTTGATATACCTTTAAACCGAATAATGTAAACCACTTAAAACTCGGCAATAACAACGCAAACGGCAAGAGCATTTCAGCAGCATTGCGAAGGATGCTGGCATCCTGGCAAATTAGGTTGCCAGCGACGCCAGGATAATGCCTGCGGGTATTATGTGTCAAAATTGTGTTGCTCagataacttttaaattaaagccaCCGGCGTCTGCATGTCCGCACAAGTTTCCGAAAGCAAATTTTCACACCGACCACATAACACACAAATTTTTGTAATCAATTTTGCCTTGTGGTCAAGCCATCTTCCTGGACCTTTTTGCACTGGAGTGGTGGAGTGAGTGGTCAGGACCGAAGGACCCTGGCAAGGATGACCACTTGAGCAAAGCAAATTCATGGCGATGTCGTCCAGAGCCCCAAGTTGCAGTTTCAAGTGCCTTACATGCATAAAATCGAGTCATATTTTTATGAACTTTTAAATGGCTTACAACTAATGGAGCCTGATGTCTTCCTGTTGAAACTGAGGACCTTTAAGGACGATCTCGTAAActaattacagattttttaacacttttttataagaaaaaaaattctgcaGTTTTTCAGTTATCTACagaaatctaaaatattatttacaatttttctcAAACTaagaggtatttttaaaacgaatCCCTTAAAGTCTTTAAAAGCTCACTATCCTATCAAGTTGATGGGATCTCGTCTCCTGCTCTCGACATATTGcataagttttaattaaaatattgcaCAGCTGGGCGACGCAGGACAACAATCAGGACACGGTTgccttagtttttattttactgctTTCCACTAAGCAAGAGCCACAGCCAAAAAGCGAGTGCAAATAGAACGCTGATGATTTTCCTGATTTTCCTGATGGTGATGATGGTATTTTTAATCAACAACAGAAGTCAACAGTGGGACGGGGCGAAAACTTTGACTTGCAAATCATTACAGACGTAACTCAAACAATTAGTGGCAGCTGCCAACGAACTGCAAATGAAgcaggaataaaaaaaaagaaaaaaaagatgaaaatagAGTTTGCCAGCAGGTACGGGGAGTACgataaaaatcaaatgaatgccACTGACAATGTCGCAGACCGAATTGCCAATCAATCGATTCGCTgttgcattttatttgcctGCACACTGGAGCCAACCGTCAACTATTTGTGGAGTCTGGATTCAATTTGATGCGATCTCTTCGATTTTATTCGGCCAATGCAAATGTCAATGTCATTAAAGAGCCGCATTCGATTCAATTTAGTTGGCAGCGGGCCAGCTAAAAATGCACTTAAATGCGTAAGGCTACTGCCGGCGCTTGGCCGACCAGGCTTAATTAacaaatagaaaggcaaagtCGAAACCTTGGGCCAGACGCAAACACAGATACACATATATGCATACATTTACGGACTCGgattcagatacagatacatttacaGTCGCAGGAACAGGAGTGAATGAACGCTGGAGCAGACGAAGGCGACCCAAACCACCCACCTTTGTAGGCGCGGCAGTCGGCAGCCACtttctatatatgtatatgtttttctatatattcGTGGGGCAATGTTTTTGAAAGgaaagcgcaaaaaaaaatggaaaaaaaggaaaatatgaagggaaaagcggaaggcacacacacacaacgagTGCAATAAATGCAACCGCAGCCACAGTCGGGAGCCGCAGTTGAGATAAATTTTTACTGGGCGCCCACAGCGCCGCCTCTGCCGTTTGCCATTGCCAAGCCCATCACGAAACCCCTCCCTATTTTCACCCCCTTTTTACGCCCCAGTTTCATCCCCCTTTTCGCCCCCTTTCAACAAGTTCAATTACCTTCCGTTTGATGGCAGCGGAAATCCGTCCAGTGTCCATGAAATTTGCGGCGTAGGATTGCCGGCAGCGGAGCACTTGAGGCTCACAGCTGGTCCCGGCTGCAGGGTCTGCTCGATGAAGCTGTACAGAAGAACGGGCGGCGCATCTGGGGAGAAAAAGGAGAATGTCGTGGCAAGAGGtcacattaatattttaacgATAAGCTAGTCCAATTCACTGAGGATTACGGGCCCAAAAATCGAGGAAAGAAGGATTTATAAGTTAGAAAACAATAGATTTATAAAttcgaaattaaaatacaagaaaatgttgtataaaatacactgaaaataaatctttaagaaaaatgaCTTGTAAATTAATACTAATACTTaaaaggggttacatcactttttttcaaaaaaaactcatcttggtatgacattccatttTGGGACACTTGGTTGCtttgttttggacaaaatgaattttttttaattagggATTTAAAGTAAGGAATTTTTCTCTCCTTTTTTTGTAGAAAGGATTTTTACTTTAATCGTATTTAAACCTTTGGGTTtcaatttttggtaaaaaaaagtgaatattaaatacatacataaaaaatcgtatatatatttttttaaatttctgtagTAGTAAACTAGTACATTATTATTGGGATCCACTTGAAGCatcaaacaattttctttGGCACTTGATACAGTTTTCTGCTgctttatttatagttttaagATGTcgttaaaggaaaaacattgaaataaaaaacgtCAGTACCAATTAtcttcattaaaattattatataaatcaAATCTTAAACTGCAACTTTTCCTTCCCCAgtgtttcaatattttgtgcACTCACCTCCCAGCTGGAGCTCGGCGGTGGCCTGGAACGTATCGCCCTCGGGCCGTCGCACCACGCACTGGTACATTCCGCGGTTCTCGCGACTCACGCGCGGCACCACCAGCGTGTCCTCCACGCGTCCCGAGGAGGGCAGCTGGCGGCCGTCCTTGTACCACAAGATGTTCTGCATCCCCACCGGGCTGCCGTTGCTGGTGACCAGGCAGCGGAACTCCGCGGTGCCGCCCATGTGAACGCTGAGGACATTCGGCGAGATTTCCACTTGGATGGGCGTGGCCACCGTCAGCCGGAGCTCGGCACTGGCCTCGCCGCCCACATTGCCGGCCGTGCACTTGTAGACTCCGGAATCCTCGCCGGTCACGGCCTCGATGGCCAGGATAGGGCCGAGCAGGCGGACACGAGGACCACTCAGTACGGGCAGGGGTCCGGCTCCATTGTGGGTGAACCAGCTGCGGGGACGGGGGAAATGTAAGATTTATGTGGATCAGACTATTGTAAATCGACTCCATTAATCGCGATTTcaattggaaaatttttaaaaaggaatgGAACGAGAATCTGTGGTTATTGCAATCTATTCCATTATTCAGTGCAGTCGGGAAACATGCTTTATGcacaagaaataaaaattaaatagaaaaactTACATGAAgaattttacttaaaatgttgtactATATTTTAGTTGAATCATCtaacaatattttatactAGCAATCAaactgaatttaaatatttaaagctctTAATATCTGATTGCACTTCCCTCTGTGCGCACTAGgtacatttataattaaaagctTCGTTTTGTAATTCGAGCATAGAATACATTCCCAGACTGACTGAAATTAATGGAGTTCAGCTTTTCGGCGACTGCAGGCCATTTATCACGGACCATCTGGTTCCCCGAGAAAATCTAGCATCCGATGGCTGTCAAAGTTTTGCACAATATTGAAAGGGTGTTCTCATTGGAACTATCAGCCAACCGAGCAAAGTTCAAGACCTGATGGAGCGAATACCTTTGGCATTCTTTATCCCATATCTCCTATCCTTCATCCCCCGATGTCTGTGCCTGGTGGTCCCTTTTGTTTAATGTTGCATTAATCCTTTGCCTCGCTCATTATCCCTCTTCTCGTAGGACCTCGTCCCGCTCTGTTGTATTAATTATGAAATGGCTACAAGTTTTTTTCCCCTGGCACAGCAATCTATCTATATGTGAGCCCGCCCATCCCGCTGCTTATAGattcttttgttttctgtcAGCAGTCTGACATTGTGCCACGTCCACGTCCACCGATCCAAACCCCTCAGATCTTACATTACTCGCCTGCTTATCAAAGCGTAATTATGGGCACATCGTGTATATGTTTTCGATGTGGCTGCAGACTTTCTATCCCTACTGTATACACATCATTACCTAGGTCCTGGGCCATTGTTGCCGAACAAGGGTGTACGTTACGCTGCATAACGCATACGACCCGTCGGCTGTCGAGAAAGTTAACTAACGCTTTTAGCTCACATTTCAATTAAGGCAACACATTGCCAACTCTTTAGACACATTTTACAGAATAATGTGCACGTCAGCTCACAGTCCTCACCCCCCTCAACTGCCCTCTTCTGACCCCCGAAGcggttgtttatttatttggctgGCAAACTAAATGCCCTGGTCGCACATTTTATAGATGTATGCGTTCCAATTAACTCACACCAGCATGGCATTATTGCCATTGCACGgggaaaaatgattttcaattaggaattttttgattttttcggtAATGACGACTactgaatttattaaaaactaaaaaccaattaaactctaaaaactagaaatatattttttaatacttattaAAGACTGTAGTTTATTTTGGAATGTTATATTTAATAGACTTCCGcggtaaattattaaaaataaattttgatattatgtATGCATGGTAACACTTCTAAAGAACTGCAGTTTTTGGCACTTCAAGAACAAAGAGTTCTCAAGGCAAAGACTTAAGATCCTTGAGTTTTCCCCAGTGCACTAATAACTAATAGCCCAGCATGATAGTGTTTGTGCGGCCAGGACCTGTCAACGTCAAAAGTTTCGCCAGAAATGTGTGCTAAAGCTCTCAGCGAGCGAATgaatgagtgagtgagtgaatgGGGTAGTCCGTTTGGGAGTGGTTGGGCCACTGGATGCCATCGATTTGCGGCACCTATCCTATACACACCTGTATTCGGGCGAAGGACAGCCCTGGGCGACGCACAGGAGCACCGCGCCCTCGTCCTGCGACACCTGCACATGAGCCGTGTGCTCCACCACGCTCGGCGAAATGATGCCGCGATGCGCTGCGGCGAGAGATGATAGAGATGATGGAGATATATGTGACATTGGTGCGGTTTGGTTGGGTTGGGTTGGTTTCGTTTCGGTTTTCTTtgggtttttcggtttttggtctGGGTATACTCACAATTAATACGCAGTCGGGTGGGCGAACTGACGACCACCTGGCGGGTGAGGCGGTGCATGCTGCGGCAGCGGAAGGACTGCGACTCATCGCTCTCCTGCAGATTGTGGATGAGCAGCTCGCCGGTGGGCAGCAGGTGGAATTTGCCATCTGGGAGATagaaaaagaaagagaaaTAGAAAAGGCTACCCTAGGAGGAAGTGGTGCCAGAAACCTACTCAAAAAACCAACCAAGTAATTTCAAATATAGTTGGGTAAAGGTACAGTGAAAACACGTTAAAGAATTCTATTAACCAAGAAAATAGGATACCAAGATATGTTCCCAAAATCATGACAAAAGTATTCTCAGTTTTGATTTTCGagatgaattttaaattagtgatAAAAGTAGTCTTGATTGTTCTCTTCGAGACAAAATTGCTCTTGAAATTCAAGAAGATTTATTCTCGTTTTCTCTCAATTAAGAATTTATGATTAAACCAATCACAGcacacgttttttttttttttgagaatgccactaataaacaaataaaaaccaaagaaataATTCCACAGTGACATTTCTCTTGACAGGATTAATCAAGATGGATGCCTCCATTCTGTCGCCTGGTTCTGATTTAAATCTTCCGCCAGACACTCTTGACCTTTCCGAATAGTTTACCAGCCACAAAAGACgggcaaaaaaaatgaattttgaaaggagagaaAATGCTCTTTGTACTATAGACAACCGGGATGGGAAAGCCAAAGGCTCGTCTCAAATTGCTAAAGGACAATGTTAATTATGCACCAAAGGACCCGAGGAGTGGTGCAGGTGCGGATGAAAATGGCAGTTAAGCAGGCAAACATGTGAGGCAAATACTGCAAATAAACAATGCACTTTGTTGGCTTGCTTGGCACAGGGACAAGGATGCAGACTGAGCTGAGCTGAGTTGAGCTCCGCTTCGTTTCGTTTCCTTTCGGTTTCTGGCAAAAGGACGACAGCAGGACGCCCCGGGTGACTTACCGCCTTGCAACGAGGGATAGATGTAGATAGCGGGTTCATGAACCCACGAGACCACTCGCACCAATTCCTTGACGAACGTGGGCACCACGCAGCGCAGAATGGCGGTGCAGCCCCGCGACGCAGATAGCACCTCCACATCCACTTTGTAGGCCTGGGCCACGACTGCAGGAGTTCagagatatattttttaatgctgTCCCCCGCCTTTAGTCTCTGGCCACTCACCCGCCCGCACTTGCACGTCCCGCGAGACGATGCGACCCACCGAATTGCTGGCGATGCAGCGGTAGATCGTGTTGTGCACATCCTGATGGTACGCGGCCGCTGCGAATGGCATCAGGACGAGGGTTCCGTTCCGCAGGACCCGACGGACGCCATGGATCTCGGTCACCGCCGAGCCGTCCGCATGCACCCAGTCGACCGTCGGCTGCGGACTTCCGGAGGCCGAGCAGTCCAGCCAGCCGCCCGAGGAGTTTGAGAACTCCACCCGCCCGGGCGGCTCCATCACAAATCCGGGACCGCGCAGGTGGGCTTCGAACGGTTCACTGCAGGTGGTATCTGGAATGAGTAAAATATTATGAGTAAATATTATACCTGAAGGCTAGTCCAAAAAGGGTTTTCCTCaaccaaaatcaaaatataatagGGCTTGTTCAGAACAAATGGGAATTTTCCCAACGGAATGGGAGTCCTAAAAGGATTCATGTGTTTTTTAAAGTAGCATTTTAGAAATGTTCACCTCACTTATAaacttttcttattttcggtgcaaattattttcattttcacaaaTCCTAATACACTctttttaacaatttgtttCTAACGTTTAGGCattaaacaaatacaacattatttaaacatttttcttttcaagtaggtaat
It contains:
- the Dscam2 gene encoding cell adhesion molecule Dscam2 isoform X11 gives rise to the protein MWISSRFFVIFLLLHLDTTCSEPFEAHLRGPGFVMEPPGRVEFSNSSGGWLDCSASGSPQPTVDWVHADGSAVTEIHGVRRVLRNGTLVLMPFAAAAYHQDVHNTIYRCIASNSVGRIVSRDVQVRAVVAQAYKVDVEVLSASRGCTAILRCVVPTFVKELVRVVSWVHEPAIYIYPSLQGDGKFHLLPTGELLIHNLQESDESQSFRCRSMHRLTRQVVVSSPTRLRINSHRGIISPSVVEHTAHVQVSQDEGAVLLCVAQGCPSPEYSWFTHNGAGPLPVLSGPRVRLLGPILAIEAVTGEDSGVYKCTAGNVGGEASAELRLTVATPIQVEISPNVLSVHMGGTAEFRCLVTSNGSPVGMQNILWYKDGRQLPSSGRVEDTLVVPRVSRENRGMYQCVVRRPEGDTFQATAELQLGDAPPVLLYSFIEQTLQPGPAVSLKCSAAGNPTPQISWTLDGFPLPSNGRFMIGQYITVHGDVISHVNISHVMVEDGGEYACNAENRAGRVQHAARLNIYGLPYIRLIPKVTAVSGETLNLKCPVAGYPIEEIHWERGGRELPDDIRQRVQPDGSLTISPVQKNSDSGVYTCWARNKQGHSARRSGEVTVIVPPSIEPFAFQEGLAEGMRTRTVCGVSRGDPPLKLIWLKDGDPLPDLLGANVTMLDQYSSLLSIPSLSATHSGEYTCVAKNPAAEIKYTALLQVKVPPRWIVEPVDANVERNRHIMLHCQAQGVPTPSIVWKKATGSKSGEYEEVRERPFTKLLGNGSLLLQHVKEDREGFYLCQANNGIGTGIGKVIQLKVN